From the genome of Ornithobacterium rhinotracheale, one region includes:
- a CDS encoding alginate export family protein: MKKSKLSLAIFMVAGMSFAQLSIDANLKTRFEYRHGQSELFEKGAEPASFVSQRTRLGVNYKKDFLELQASLQNVSVWGDAGQPGASDGVGIYEAWAKLNMGENFSLKLGRQPISYDDQRILGALDWAQTGRTHDAAILKYDQNGVSADAGFAYNQTKENKTGNFYDLNKAFSYKTMQYLHLSKQWSGTTASLLFMNNSFQEGTPAQDKIYARQTFGGYLKSNLSPAFNLAGSFYYQTGDALYDVALSAYQARLELNYTQPAYQFGLGAEMLSGTSHDERGKSHTFVPLYGTNHGFNGFMDYFYVGNYATASSPGLNDFYGKAQFNVGGDAKILVQPHVFFANADIASDKDKYLGTEVDLVYSNTISKNVKLNVGYSHMFATESMEYAKLGRGSHDENNNWAWVQLYITPNLFKSK; this comes from the coding sequence ATGAAAAAATCAAAACTATCATTAGCCATTTTTATGGTAGCAGGAATGTCATTTGCACAATTGAGCATTGACGCTAATTTGAAAACCCGCTTTGAGTATCGCCACGGCCAGTCAGAGCTATTTGAGAAAGGCGCAGAGCCAGCAAGCTTTGTCTCTCAGCGCACAAGGCTAGGCGTAAACTACAAAAAAGATTTCCTAGAACTACAAGCCAGCCTACAAAATGTAAGCGTGTGGGGCGATGCTGGGCAACCTGGCGCCTCTGATGGCGTGGGCATTTATGAAGCGTGGGCTAAACTAAATATGGGCGAGAATTTCAGCCTAAAACTCGGGCGCCAGCCTATCTCGTATGACGACCAAAGAATCCTAGGCGCACTCGATTGGGCGCAAACAGGCCGCACTCACGATGCTGCCATCTTAAAGTATGACCAAAATGGCGTAAGCGCCGATGCAGGTTTTGCCTACAACCAAACTAAGGAAAATAAAACTGGAAACTTCTATGATTTAAACAAAGCCTTTTCCTACAAAACAATGCAGTACCTCCACCTCTCCAAGCAGTGGAGCGGAACCACAGCAAGCCTCCTTTTTATGAACAACTCATTCCAAGAGGGCACCCCCGCACAGGATAAAATCTATGCCCGCCAAACATTCGGTGGATACCTTAAATCAAACCTCTCCCCAGCCTTTAATCTTGCAGGGAGCTTCTACTACCAAACTGGCGATGCCCTCTACGATGTAGCCCTCTCTGCCTACCAAGCAAGATTAGAGCTAAACTACACCCAGCCCGCCTACCAATTCGGTTTAGGCGCCGAGATGCTAAGCGGTACCAGCCACGATGAGCGCGGAAAATCGCACACCTTCGTCCCACTATATGGCACCAATCACGGGTTTAATGGCTTTATGGATTACTTCTATGTCGGGAACTACGCCACCGCTAGCAGCCCAGGGCTGAACGATTTCTACGGAAAAGCCCAGTTCAATGTAGGCGGCGATGCCAAAATCCTTGTGCAGCCACATGTCTTTTTTGCCAATGCCGATATAGCATCTGATAAAGATAAATACCTCGGTACAGAGGTGGACCTTGTGTATTCCAACACGATTTCCAAAAATGTGAAGTTAAATGTGGGCTACTCCCATATGTTTGCCACCGAGAGTATGGAATATGCTAAGCTAGGCCGCGGCTCCCACGATGAGAACAACAATTGGGCTTGGGTGCAACTTTACATCACCCCGAATTTGTTTAAAAGCAAATAA
- a CDS encoding alpha-amylase family glycosyl hydrolase has protein sequence MHQLKLIEQDPSLRDFESQIINRIEWYENTKEYIERNFGSLDRFATAHEFFGFNYDEKRKGWWFRDWLPNAHQVFLIGDFNGWDRSATPLRRGNFGTWEIFLPDSEYAEKLLPGSKIKMHIIADNGALDRIPAYITQTVQNDDKTFDGAFAGKDTYEWNDADFDISSIKNPLIYEAHIGMATEDEKVGSFKEFTEFMIPKIKKLGYNVIQLMAIQEHPYYGSFGYQVANFFAPSSRYGPPDELKNLIDTAHQNGLAVILDVVHSHAVKNRDEGLAELDGTELYFNGWHPDWDSRLFDYAKIEVKRFLVSNLKYWIQKFHFDGFRFDGVTSMLYHHFGHVNFDHYSKYFQDTNNDAIIYLQLANELIHDLKPGLISICEDMSGMPGACRPVSEGGLGFDYRLAMGIPDYWFETLETKTDEQWSMGELYWRLTDRRRTEKSIAYAESHDQALVGDKTIAFWLMDKEMYESMSVFTQSLVIDRGIALHKMIRLITAALGGEGYMNFMGNEFGHPEWIDFPREGNGWSYAYAKRQWSLAETDHLKYKFLNRFDGEMVHFLKESAMLSANDEFKIYEDNHNGILAFTKGGRVFIFNFGKESFSDFTIHLPAQKDLEVELCTDDERFGGFNRLNTQIKYPTPHQELKIYLPSRTAIVLK, from the coding sequence ATGCATCAACTAAAACTCATTGAGCAAGATCCTAGTTTAAGAGATTTTGAATCACAAATCATCAACCGCATTGAGTGGTACGAGAATACGAAGGAATATATTGAGAGAAACTTTGGCTCGCTCGACCGATTTGCCACTGCGCACGAGTTTTTTGGATTTAATTATGACGAAAAGCGAAAAGGCTGGTGGTTCAGAGATTGGCTGCCCAATGCTCATCAAGTTTTTTTAATTGGAGATTTTAATGGCTGGGACCGCTCCGCGACTCCTCTAAGGAGAGGAAATTTTGGCACTTGGGAAATCTTTCTACCCGATAGCGAATACGCCGAGAAGCTCCTCCCTGGCTCCAAAATTAAAATGCATATAATTGCCGATAATGGCGCACTTGACAGAATCCCTGCCTATATCACGCAAACGGTTCAGAATGATGATAAAACCTTTGATGGCGCTTTTGCTGGCAAAGATACCTACGAGTGGAATGATGCAGATTTCGACATTTCAAGCATTAAAAACCCCTTAATTTACGAGGCGCATATAGGTATGGCCACGGAAGATGAAAAAGTGGGAAGCTTCAAGGAGTTCACCGAGTTTATGATTCCTAAAATCAAAAAATTGGGCTACAATGTAATTCAGTTGATGGCCATTCAAGAGCACCCCTACTACGGCTCCTTTGGCTACCAAGTGGCCAACTTCTTTGCCCCCTCCTCGCGATATGGACCCCCCGATGAACTGAAAAATTTGATTGACACCGCTCACCAAAATGGGCTTGCCGTGATTCTAGATGTGGTGCATAGCCACGCCGTGAAAAACCGTGATGAAGGCTTAGCCGAATTAGACGGGACAGAACTCTACTTCAACGGCTGGCACCCAGACTGGGACTCTCGCCTATTTGATTACGCCAAAATAGAGGTGAAGCGCTTCCTTGTCTCCAACCTTAAATATTGGATTCAGAAATTCCATTTTGATGGATTCCGCTTTGATGGCGTTACCAGCATGCTCTATCACCATTTTGGGCATGTAAACTTTGACCATTACAGCAAATACTTTCAAGACACGAATAACGACGCTATCATTTACCTCCAATTAGCCAACGAATTAATCCACGATTTAAAACCAGGGCTCATCAGCATTTGCGAGGATATGAGCGGTATGCCAGGCGCCTGCCGCCCCGTGAGCGAAGGCGGCTTAGGCTTCGATTATCGCCTCGCGATGGGCATTCCAGACTATTGGTTCGAAACGCTTGAAACCAAGACCGACGAGCAATGGAGTATGGGCGAGCTATACTGGCGCCTCACCGATAGACGCCGCACCGAAAAAAGCATCGCCTACGCCGAAAGCCACGACCAAGCCCTCGTGGGAGACAAAACCATCGCGTTTTGGCTTATGGACAAAGAAATGTACGAAAGTATGAGCGTCTTTACCCAAAGCCTCGTGATAGACCGCGGCATCGCCCTACACAAAATGATTCGCCTAATCACCGCCGCACTAGGTGGCGAGGGCTATATGAATTTTATGGGCAATGAATTTGGGCACCCCGAGTGGATTGACTTCCCGCGCGAGGGGAACGGGTGGTCTTATGCCTATGCCAAACGCCAATGGTCGCTAGCAGAGACCGACCACCTCAAATATAAATTCCTAAACCGCTTCGATGGCGAAATGGTGCATTTCTTAAAAGAATCCGCTATGCTAAGCGCCAACGATGAGTTTAAAATCTATGAAGACAACCACAACGGCATTTTAGCCTTCACCAAAGGCGGGCGCGTCTTCATCTTTAACTTCGGAAAGGAAAGTTTTAGCGATTTCACCATTCACCTGCCTGCCCAAAAGGATTTGGAGGTGGAATTATGCACCGATGATGAAAGATTTGGCGGGTTTAACCGATTAAACACCCAAATCAAATACCCAACCCCTCACCAGGAGCTCAAAATTTACTTACCCAGCCGCACGGCCATTGTATTAAAATAG
- the folP gene encoding dihydropteroate synthase produces the protein MTINCNGKLLSLDSPRVMGILNITPDSFSDGGRFNQLDVALRHTEEMLEQGASIIDIGGQSTRSDSTFLDAETELQRILPVIEKLVENFPDIIISVDTFWAKVAKASIQAGASIVNDISGGAIDDKMFETVAQLKVPYILMHMRGTPQTMTQNTEYDNIFEEVQLYFSQKIFELKRLGINDIIIDPGYGFAKKLHQNYELLRQQKDLLFGKYPILTGISRKSMIYKLLGIPVQESQNGTTALNMLALENNAKILRVHDVRAAIECIKIWEAYRLA, from the coding sequence ATGACGATTAATTGTAACGGAAAATTGCTCTCGCTGGATTCGCCACGCGTGATGGGAATCTTAAACATTACCCCCGATTCTTTTTCCGATGGCGGAAGATTCAATCAGCTAGATGTGGCACTGCGACACACCGAAGAAATGCTGGAACAAGGCGCAAGCATTATCGACATTGGCGGACAATCCACTCGCTCCGACTCTACCTTCCTAGATGCCGAGACCGAGCTACAACGCATATTGCCCGTGATTGAAAAATTGGTTGAAAATTTCCCCGATATCATTATTTCTGTAGACACTTTTTGGGCTAAAGTTGCCAAGGCAAGCATCCAAGCGGGCGCGAGCATTGTGAACGACATTTCGGGCGGTGCGATAGATGACAAAATGTTTGAAACCGTGGCTCAGCTCAAAGTACCTTATATATTAATGCACATGCGGGGCACACCTCAAACAATGACTCAAAATACCGAGTACGACAATATTTTTGAAGAAGTGCAATTATACTTTAGCCAAAAAATATTTGAATTAAAGCGGCTCGGCATCAATGATATAATTATAGACCCTGGCTATGGTTTTGCCAAAAAGCTACACCAAAATTATGAATTGCTCCGCCAGCAAAAGGATTTATTGTTTGGTAAATATCCTATTCTCACGGGCATTTCGAGAAAATCAATGATTTATAAATTACTCGGCATCCCTGTACAAGAGAGCCAAAACGGAACCACCGCTCTGAATATGCTTGCACTTGAAAACAATGCCAAAATCTTGCGCGTGCATGATGTGAGGGCTGCCATAGAGTGCATCAAAATTTGGGAGGCCTACCGCTTAGCATAG
- a CDS encoding DUF1599 domain-containing protein has product MEKTLQQYDQAFAMCRNLFEKKLEDYGASWRILRMASVTDQIFIKANRIRNIQETTERKVNESEESEFIAIVNYSIIALIQLSKGAVVQPDMSAEEAMVLYDQYAREARDLMERKNHDYGEVWRDMRISSITDLILQKILRVKQIEDNQGKTVVSEGLDANYLDMLNYAIFSLIKLNEKA; this is encoded by the coding sequence ATGGAAAAAACTTTACAGCAATATGACCAAGCGTTTGCGATGTGCCGAAATTTATTTGAAAAGAAATTAGAGGATTATGGTGCGTCATGGCGAATTTTGCGTATGGCATCGGTCACAGACCAGATTTTTATCAAAGCCAATCGCATTAGAAATATCCAAGAAACCACTGAGCGTAAGGTAAATGAAAGCGAAGAAAGCGAATTTATTGCTATTGTAAATTATTCCATCATTGCATTGATTCAACTGAGCAAAGGTGCTGTGGTGCAGCCCGATATGTCGGCAGAGGAAGCCATGGTTTTGTATGACCAATACGCTCGCGAAGCCCGAGATTTAATGGAACGCAAAAATCATGATTATGGCGAAGTGTGGCGCGATATGCGCATTTCATCTATCACCGATTTGATTTTGCAAAAAATCCTGCGCGTGAAACAAATCGAAGACAATCAAGGGAAAACCGTGGTGTCCGAAGGTTTGGACGCCAATTATCTCGATATGCTGAATTACGCTATTTTTTCACTCATTAAATTAAACGAAAAAGCATGA
- a CDS encoding BT_3928 family protein, which translates to MRILTQIVRIFVGILFIISGLVKTVDPIGFSYKLEEYFSPDVFNIPFLKDLALPLSIFFVIFEVMLGVLLLLGVWKKFTLWSLWLLIVFFTFLTFYSAYFNKVTDCGCFGDALKLEPWQSFYKDLVLLVLSTFLLFNQKYIKRFIAQPFSYVIGLIWLVACGFIAYWGVAHLPLVDFRAYAVGKSIPEGMKSAEELGLKPPIIMLKYELENRVTHQKIKVDEEKYLADKHYWEEGSSWDLISTREIVKEKGYTPPIHDFMIDCGTEGDMTDVYLSEPKVVMVITSLPSRASEKGLAKIAEWVQALKAENPDIKILNVSSQNLNIGGVNSCLMDATTLKTMIRSNPGVVFLNKGTVTAKFAWRDLPKIKNVNANF; encoded by the coding sequence ATGAGAATTTTAACCCAAATTGTTCGCATTTTTGTAGGAATTTTATTCATCATTTCAGGTTTAGTTAAAACTGTAGATCCCATAGGTTTTAGCTATAAATTAGAGGAATATTTCTCGCCCGATGTGTTCAATATTCCATTTTTGAAAGATTTGGCGTTGCCACTATCCATCTTTTTTGTCATTTTCGAAGTGATGCTTGGGGTGTTGTTGCTTCTAGGTGTTTGGAAGAAATTTACACTTTGGAGCTTGTGGCTTTTAATCGTATTCTTCACCTTTTTAACCTTTTATTCTGCCTATTTCAATAAAGTTACGGATTGTGGCTGCTTTGGCGACGCGCTGAAATTAGAGCCTTGGCAATCGTTTTACAAAGATTTAGTCCTTTTGGTATTAAGCACCTTTTTATTATTTAACCAAAAATACATCAAACGCTTTATCGCTCAGCCATTTTCGTATGTCATTGGTCTGATTTGGCTTGTGGCGTGTGGTTTCATTGCCTATTGGGGCGTGGCACATTTGCCGCTAGTAGATTTCAGAGCTTATGCCGTGGGCAAGAGCATTCCTGAGGGAATGAAATCCGCTGAAGAATTAGGCTTAAAGCCCCCGATCATTATGCTTAAATATGAATTAGAAAACCGTGTAACACACCAAAAAATCAAGGTGGACGAAGAAAAATATTTAGCAGATAAGCATTATTGGGAAGAAGGCTCTTCGTGGGATTTGATTTCAACCCGAGAAATTGTCAAAGAAAAAGGATATACACCACCAATTCACGATTTTATGATTGATTGTGGCACAGAAGGCGACATGACCGATGTGTATTTGTCTGAGCCAAAGGTGGTAATGGTCATAACCTCGTTGCCGTCGAGAGCGAGCGAAAAAGGTTTGGCTAAAATCGCTGAATGGGTGCAAGCCCTAAAAGCTGAAAATCCTGATATCAAGATTTTGAATGTTTCTTCTCAAAACTTAAACATTGGCGGTGTAAATTCTTGCTTAATGGATGCCACAACGCTCAAAACCATGATTCGTAGCAATCCAGGCGTGGTATTCCTAAACAAAGGAACGGTAACGGCTAAATTTGCTTGGCGCGATTTGCCGAAAATTAAAAATGTAAATGCTAATTTCTAA
- a CDS encoding ABC transporter permease produces MARFIISKILYGLLTLWGVVTVIFLLFNVMQGDPARMMLDQNEDPVQLAAIRHNLGYDQPKFKQYLYYLNDLSPISINSRDKEDFTYYSKAKYGGKVLFSTQNYDVVLKYPYLRKSYQKQGKPVAKIIAETLPNTLILAISAIVIAFILGIVLGIISAVIKDTWVDKFLLVITSIGMSVPSFFAAIIMAYIFAYLLVDYTHLNMTGSLYEVDDYGTGKYLDLKNLILPAITLGIRPLAVITQLTRNSLLDVMSQDYIRTAFSKGLSKKQVILKHALKNALNPVITATSGWFAGMLAGAVFVEFIFGWNGMGKEIVNALNTLDQPVIMGAVLVIALSFILINILVDILYGVLDPRVRK; encoded by the coding sequence GTGGCAAGGTTCATAATCAGTAAAATACTCTATGGTTTGCTCACATTGTGGGGGGTAGTTACGGTGATATTTTTGCTCTTCAATGTAATGCAGGGCGACCCCGCGCGTATGATGCTTGACCAGAACGAAGACCCTGTGCAATTGGCAGCGATTCGCCATAATTTGGGCTACGACCAACCAAAATTTAAGCAGTATCTATACTATTTAAATGATTTATCGCCTATTTCGATCAATAGCAGAGATAAAGAAGATTTTACTTATTATTCTAAAGCTAAATATGGCGGAAAGGTGCTTTTTTCTACACAGAATTATGATGTGGTGCTGAAATATCCTTATTTGCGAAAATCCTATCAAAAACAAGGGAAACCCGTTGCCAAAATCATTGCCGAAACCTTGCCCAATACACTCATTTTAGCCATTTCTGCAATTGTGATTGCATTTATTTTAGGAATTGTTTTGGGAATTATTTCTGCGGTGATCAAAGATACTTGGGTTGATAAATTTTTGCTCGTAATCACTTCAATCGGTATGAGTGTGCCGTCGTTTTTTGCCGCGATAATTATGGCATATATTTTTGCGTATCTCTTGGTAGATTACACGCATCTGAACATGACGGGGAGTTTATACGAAGTCGATGATTACGGCACGGGGAAATATTTAGACTTAAAGAATTTAATTTTGCCTGCTATCACCTTAGGGATTCGTCCGCTAGCAGTGATTACGCAGCTCACGCGCAACTCTTTGCTCGATGTGATGAGTCAAGATTACATCAGAACCGCATTTTCCAAAGGATTGAGCAAAAAGCAAGTGATTCTAAAACACGCATTAAAAAATGCACTAAATCCCGTAATTACCGCCACATCGGGCTGGTTTGCCGGAATGCTTGCGGGCGCCGTGTTTGTAGAGTTCATTTTCGGGTGGAACGGTATGGGCAAGGAAATTGTAAACGCCTTAAACACACTCGACCAGCCCGTGATTATGGGCGCCGTGCTGGTGATAGCCCTATCCTTTATCCTCATCAACATTTTAGTCGATATCCTCTATGGCGTGTTAGACCCAAGAGTGAGAAAATAG
- a CDS encoding inorganic diphosphatase, whose product MKTFDVLIEIPKGSRNKYELDKKWNRIRLDRTIFSSMHYPADYGFVPNTLALDQDPLDVLVLVTEPTFPGCLIEVKTIGVFHMQDEKGPDEKLICVPVGDPVWSNLETLDDLNPHMKSEIEHFFQVYKDLEKKKVDVQGWGTKEEAEQILKDCFDRYSGEEFKMKDLI is encoded by the coding sequence ATGAAAACATTCGATGTATTAATCGAGATTCCTAAAGGAAGCCGAAACAAATATGAATTAGACAAAAAATGGAACAGAATCCGCTTGGACAGAACTATTTTCTCCTCCATGCACTACCCTGCTGATTATGGATTTGTTCCTAATACGCTTGCCCTTGACCAAGACCCGCTAGATGTTTTGGTATTGGTAACAGAGCCTACTTTCCCTGGATGTTTAATTGAAGTAAAAACCATTGGTGTATTCCACATGCAAGATGAGAAAGGCCCAGACGAAAAATTAATCTGTGTGCCTGTGGGCGACCCTGTTTGGAGTAACCTAGAAACTCTAGACGACCTTAACCCGCATATGAAAAGCGAGATAGAACATTTCTTCCAAGTGTATAAAGATTTAGAAAAAAAGAAAGTAGATGTGCAAGGCTGGGGAACCAAAGAAGAAGCGGAGCAAATTTTGAAAGACTGCTTTGATCGCTACAGCGGAGAAGAATTTAAAATGAAAGATTTAATCTAA
- a CDS encoding IS30 family transposase, producing the protein MARRFKHLDLHDRAMIEAYLKAGWSISKIARELKRDKSTISREVRRNRTKKGKYKAKTAQTLYSEKKERFLRYRRFTKDIEKRVKQFLYKRYSPLQIVGYCKSLGLEMVSVERIYQYIRLDKLKGGDLWRYCRHSLKRRKVRVSKVVGKIRNRVSIEERPQVVNDRMEFGHWEGDLIEGKNHKGYLLTITERVSRFLFIRYIPNKSADVVANAMNDVLLPYKKVVKSITVDNGLEFANHENVAKKLQAQIYFTDPYSSWQKGQIEHMNKLIRQYVKKGSAITKSTANKLKAVQKEINDRPFKVLKFSRPREVFFNFVENVAFRG; encoded by the coding sequence ATGGCACGGAGATTTAAACATTTAGACTTGCACGATAGAGCGATGATAGAGGCGTATTTAAAGGCTGGTTGGTCTATCTCTAAAATAGCCCGTGAACTGAAAAGGGATAAATCTACGATAAGCCGTGAAGTGAGGAGGAACCGAACGAAAAAAGGAAAATATAAAGCAAAGACTGCACAGACGCTCTATTCTGAAAAGAAAGAGCGTTTTTTGCGTTATAGACGCTTTACAAAAGACATTGAGAAAAGAGTAAAACAATTTTTGTATAAAAGATATTCACCGCTCCAAATAGTAGGCTATTGTAAAAGCCTGGGACTGGAAATGGTATCAGTAGAAAGAATTTATCAATATATAAGATTGGATAAGCTGAAAGGGGGTGATTTGTGGCGGTATTGTAGGCATTCGCTGAAAAGGAGAAAGGTGCGGGTTTCTAAGGTGGTGGGGAAGATAAGGAATAGGGTGAGTATAGAGGAACGCCCGCAGGTGGTGAATGATAGGATGGAGTTTGGACACTGGGAGGGTGATTTAATTGAGGGGAAAAATCATAAGGGTTATTTGCTGACGATTACAGAAAGGGTATCAAGGTTTTTATTTATTAGATATATACCTAATAAAAGTGCAGATGTTGTGGCAAATGCGATGAATGATGTGTTACTTCCTTATAAAAAGGTAGTGAAATCAATTACTGTGGATAATGGGCTGGAGTTTGCAAATCATGAGAATGTGGCAAAGAAATTGCAAGCCCAGATTTATTTTACAGACCCATACTCTAGTTGGCAAAAGGGACAAATTGAGCATATGAACAAACTTATTAGACAGTATGTAAAAAAAGGTTCGGCAATTACAAAAAGTACCGCTAACAAGCTGAAAGCGGTACAAAAAGAGATAAACGACAGACCGTTTAAAGTGTTAAAGTTTTCTAGACCTCGTGAAGTTTTTTTTAATTTTGTGGAAAATGTTGCATTTAGGGGTTGA
- a CDS encoding alpha/beta hydrolase codes for MKLYCISGLGANQKAFKFLKFPDEIEPVFIEWLSPQRGESLAHYAQRMARGIDTSEDFALLGLSFGGIIVQEMNRFLLPKKTILISSVKNRQELPPLMRWGGKLHADRLIPMRFFTSDSFLSYSFFRKLYDRRLPEIKEFFTHRDPYYLKWSIHQIIRWDPKDLVVKNLHHMHGDRDIVFPVRNIKNADIIKGGTHIMVMQLAPKVSIQLKNYFDHA; via the coding sequence ATGAAACTCTACTGCATCAGCGGGCTCGGTGCCAACCAAAAGGCGTTTAAATTTTTAAAATTCCCCGATGAGATAGAGCCCGTTTTCATTGAATGGCTCTCCCCTCAGAGAGGGGAGAGCTTAGCGCACTATGCTCAGCGAATGGCGCGCGGGATAGATACTAGCGAGGATTTTGCCCTGCTGGGGCTATCGTTTGGCGGAATCATTGTGCAGGAAATGAACCGCTTTCTTTTGCCTAAGAAAACGATTTTAATCTCCTCTGTGAAAAATCGCCAAGAACTTCCTCCGCTGATGCGCTGGGGTGGAAAATTGCACGCCGATCGATTGATTCCGATGCGGTTTTTCACTTCAGACAGTTTTCTTTCTTATTCTTTTTTTAGAAAGTTATACGACAGAAGATTGCCTGAAATCAAGGAATTTTTCACGCACCGAGATCCTTATTATTTAAAGTGGAGTATCCATCAAATCATTCGTTGGGATCCAAAAGATTTAGTCGTAAAAAACCTACATCACATGCACGGCGATAGGGATATTGTATTCCCCGTAAGAAATATAAAAAATGCTGACATCATAAAAGGGGGCACGCATATCATGGTCATGCAATTAGCCCCAAAAGTAAGCATTCAATTAAAAAACTATTTTGACCATGCATAA
- the mtaB gene encoding tRNA (N(6)-L-threonylcarbamoyladenosine(37)-C(2))-methylthiotransferase MtaB, with product MNETQNNHLHKKAAFYTLGCKLNFSETSTIARSLKQGGYEPVEFDQPADVYVINTCSVTQNADKDCKRVVKMAQKANPQGFVIVVGCYAQLKPEEIAAMEGVDLVLGAKEKFNIVHFLDSLNKENTQIHSCEIEEADFYESAYSIGDRTRAFLKVQDGCDYKCTYCTIPLARGISRSDSVENVLKNAQEIAEKGIEEIVLTGVNIGDYGKGEFGNKKHDHTFLELVERLDQETDVHRIRISSIEPNLLKNELIEYTATSQRFVPHFHIPLQSGSDEILKKMKRRYLTGLYQERVAKIKEIMPHCCIGVDVIVGFPGETEAHFLETYNFLNQLPISYLHVFTYSERDNTEAVDFEGVVPINERKKRNKMLRILSEKKRVAFYQSQLGTRRKVVWEAENKNGMMFGYTENYIKVQTPYNPDLINQCTEVDLVMLNPDGIVEVQIL from the coding sequence ATGAACGAGACACAAAATAATCATCTACATAAAAAGGCGGCCTTTTATACCTTAGGCTGTAAACTTAATTTCTCGGAGACCTCAACCATCGCCCGCTCACTGAAACAGGGGGGCTATGAGCCAGTGGAGTTTGACCAGCCTGCCGATGTGTATGTAATCAACACCTGCTCGGTAACGCAAAATGCGGACAAAGATTGCAAACGCGTGGTGAAAATGGCACAAAAAGCCAATCCGCAAGGTTTTGTGATTGTGGTGGGATGTTATGCTCAATTAAAACCAGAAGAAATCGCAGCAATGGAAGGCGTAGATTTGGTTTTGGGAGCGAAAGAAAAATTTAATATTGTACATTTTTTAGATAGCTTAAATAAGGAAAACACGCAAATTCACTCTTGCGAAATCGAAGAAGCTGATTTTTACGAAAGTGCCTACTCCATTGGAGACAGAACGCGTGCTTTCTTAAAAGTGCAAGACGGGTGCGACTACAAATGTACTTACTGCACCATTCCGCTGGCGCGTGGAATTTCGCGAAGTGACAGCGTGGAAAATGTACTAAAAAATGCACAAGAAATTGCCGAAAAAGGGATTGAAGAAATTGTGCTCACGGGAGTAAACATCGGCGATTATGGAAAAGGCGAATTTGGCAACAAAAAACACGATCATACCTTTTTGGAACTCGTGGAACGACTTGACCAAGAGACCGATGTGCACCGCATCAGAATTTCATCTATCGAGCCGAATTTATTAAAAAATGAATTAATCGAGTACACGGCAACGAGCCAACGATTTGTGCCGCATTTTCATATTCCATTGCAATCGGGTAGCGACGAGATTTTAAAGAAAATGAAACGCCGCTACTTGACAGGGCTTTACCAAGAGCGCGTGGCAAAAATAAAAGAAATTATGCCGCATTGTTGCATCGGGGTAGATGTGATTGTGGGCTTCCCAGGGGAGACCGAAGCGCATTTCCTTGAAACTTATAATTTCTTGAATCAACTACCAATCAGCTACTTGCATGTCTTTACTTATTCGGAGCGAGACAATACAGAAGCCGTTGATTTTGAAGGCGTAGTACCGATTAACGAAAGAAAAAAACGCAACAAAATGCTTAGAATTCTTTCTGAGAAAAAGCGTGTTGCATTTTACCAATCTCAATTAGGGACACGCCGAAAAGTAGTGTGGGAAGCGGAAAACAAAAACGGAATGATGTTCGGCTATACCGAGAATTACATCAAAGTACAAACGCCATACAATCCAGATTTAATCAATCAATGCACCGAGGTGGATTTAGTTATGCTTAATCCAGATGGCATTGTGGAAGTGCAAATTTTATGA